One part of the Magallana gigas chromosome 5, xbMagGiga1.1, whole genome shotgun sequence genome encodes these proteins:
- the LOC105323263 gene encoding uncharacterized protein isoform X1, producing MLRTQILASVCCLLIAVSSLVDSRFLDQDEEARFKRQTADMRLSELHAIREILNRLPTGCSQYACGLVDIFRRYDKRSWSDQRMAEIKALLGLKNQGNVIAHGLYDPYKIFMRKRTSSDQRIAELQALIALVHGRGNVAHGQLDPALIGRRKRAAEWLSKTFSNGKNFADEETSH from the exons ATGCTCCGAACACAGATCTTGGCCAGTGTGTGTTGTCTGCTGATAGCTGTGTCCAGTTTGGTAGATAGCCGGTTTCTAGATCAGGACGAGGAAGCGCG TTTTAAACGACAGACAGCAGATATGAGATTATCAGAATTACATGCCATACGAGAAATACTCAACAGATTACCGACCGGATGTTCACAATACGCATGCGGATTAGTGGACATTTTCAGAAG ATATGACAAGAGATCATGGTCCGATCAGCGAATGGCCGAAATAAAAGCTCTGCTAGGTTTGAAGAACCAGGGAAATGTTATAGCTCACGGTCTTTATGACCCTTACAAGAT ATTTATGAGGAAACGCACTTCTTCTGATCAACGCATTGCGGAGCTTCAAGCGCTTATTGCGTTAGTTCATGGGCGCGGTAACGTTGCACACGGACAGTTAGACCCAGCTCTGAT CGGAAGACGGAAGCGTGCAGCAGAATGGCTGAGTAAGACATTTTCAAACGGAAAGAATTTTGCAGATGAAGAAACAAGCCATTGA
- the LOC105323264 gene encoding ras-related and estrogen-regulated growth inhibitor, which translates to MPVSAMTSNGKTKPNPEVRLAVLGRAGVGKSALVVRFLTRRFIWEYDPTLECTYKHVATLDDEMVTMEILDTAGQIETLQREGHIRWADGFIFVYAINDRQSFEEIVKLKDHLDDVKKTNVQCVLVGNKVDLMRERDVSTAEGMKLATDMACAFFETSVCEGSEEIYELFYEVAREVKRRKLIETKSRRRSSAAQVKQVFTKMFNPNKQTNRQSSM; encoded by the exons atgcCGGTGTCCGCGATGACGTCAAATGGAAAGACGAAGCCGAACCCCGAGGTCAGACTGGCCGTTCTGGGGCGGGCCGGAGTCGGGAAGTCGG CCCTGGTGGTGAGGTTTTTGACCCGGAGGTTCATCTGGGAGTACGACCCAACTCTAG AATGTACCTACAAGCATGTGGCGACCTTAGACGACGAAATGGTTACCATGGAGATATTAGACACGGCAGGACAG ATTGAAACCTTGCAAAGAGAGGGCCACATACGTTGGGCGGAcgggtttatttttgtttacgcCATTAATGACAGACAGAGCTTCGAGGAGATCGTGAAACTCAAGGATCATTTAGACGATGTCAAGAAAACAAACGTCCAGTGTGTATTAGTCGGAAACAAAGTGGACCTCATGCGTGAACGTGATGTGAGTACGGCAGAGGGAATGAAACTCGCAACGGACATGGCGTGTGCTTTTTTCGAGACTTCCGTCTGTGAGGGAAGTGAGGAGATCTACGAACTCTTTTACGAAGTGGCGCGAGAAGTCAAAAGGCGCAAACTGATAGAAACTAAATCTCGCCGACGAAGCTCGGCCGCTCAAGTGAAGCAGGTGTTCACAAAAATGTTCAACCcgaacaaacagacaaacagacagagcTCTATGTGA
- the LOC105323263 gene encoding uncharacterized protein isoform X2: MLRTQILASVCCLLIAVSSLVDSRFLDQDEEARYDKRSWSDQRMAEIKALLGLKNQGNVIAHGLYDPYKIFMRKRTSSDQRIAELQALIALVHGRGNVAHGQLDPALIGRRKRAAEWLSKTFSNGKNFADEETSH; encoded by the exons ATGCTCCGAACACAGATCTTGGCCAGTGTGTGTTGTCTGCTGATAGCTGTGTCCAGTTTGGTAGATAGCCGGTTTCTAGATCAGGACGAGGAAGCGCG ATATGACAAGAGATCATGGTCCGATCAGCGAATGGCCGAAATAAAAGCTCTGCTAGGTTTGAAGAACCAGGGAAATGTTATAGCTCACGGTCTTTATGACCCTTACAAGAT ATTTATGAGGAAACGCACTTCTTCTGATCAACGCATTGCGGAGCTTCAAGCGCTTATTGCGTTAGTTCATGGGCGCGGTAACGTTGCACACGGACAGTTAGACCCAGCTCTGAT CGGAAGACGGAAGCGTGCAGCAGAATGGCTGAGTAAGACATTTTCAAACGGAAAGAATTTTGCAGATGAAGAAACAAGCCATTGA